A segment of the Verrucomicrobiota bacterium genome:
CTCACCGCCGAGGGCTTGGCGGGAGTGCACGCCGAAACGGGCGAGGCGCTCTGGCAGGTTCCCTTGAAGACGGCCGCCAAGCGGCACGCCGCCACCCCCGTTGTTTATGGGAACAAGATTCTCGTGAACTCCTACTCGATCGGAGTCGTGTGCATCGAACTCGCACCCCGCTCCGGCAAAATGGACGCGACCATCGCCTGGCAATTGAAGGACCAGAAAATCAACATCGCCTCCCCCGTCCTGGTCGGGCAGCACCTCTACTCCCAAGGGGCCAACAAAGACTTCGTTTGCGTGGACGTGGCGGCGGGCGCCTTGAAATGGGCTCAAGCCGGATTCGGCCTTGGGGGCAAGAAGGATTACTCTTCCACCATCGCTCTTGGACGCCGTTTGTTGGTCCTGACCGAGGATGGCCAGTTGTTGTTATTGGACGCCAATCCCGATCAATTCCGGGAGTTGGCGAGACTGCAAGTGTGCGGGAACACCTGGAGCCATCCCGCCTACGCTGGGGGACGGTTGTATGTTCGCGACGGGCGCGAACTCGCCTGCTTCGACTTGAGGGGCACCCCTTGAGCAGGTTCGTTTCCTGGATCCCGAGGGGGTCGCGTTGGGCGGCACTCGCCAGCCTGGGCTGGTTTTGGCTGACACCGATGAGTGCCGAAGACCTTCCCGCGATTCAGAAAGCCATTCGCAAGCGATTTCCCGAAGTCCGCCAATTATCCACGCGCGACCTGGCGGCGTGGCTGGGGGACGATGCTCGTCGGCCTCCCTTGATCGTGGATGTGCGGGCCATGGTGGAATTCAAGGTGAGCCATCTTCAACACGCGAAGCACTGGGAAAGCGCCGAAGCGATTCGCGACGCCGCCCCCTCACGCGAGACGCCCATCGTGGTGTATTGTTCGGTAGGTTACCGATCGTCGGCCGTTGCGGAAAAGCTGATGCGATGGGGATTCAGCCAGGTCTGGAATCTCGACGGTTCCCTCTTCGCCTGGGCCAATGAAGGCCGTCCCGTTTATCGAGGTCGTGAACGCGTCACGGTGGTGCATCCCTATGACAGCCACTGGGGAAAAATGCTGAACTCCGAGAGGCATCCCACCGCGAAACCCGAATCAAGCCGCTGAAGCCAACCCGGCGGTTTGTTCAGCCTCCCGACTAACTTGATGCTCAAGTTACTCACCATTCCGCCCTCGGCGCCCATGGAGATCCCTCACGGCCGCGCTCCCGCTCGACTCCCCGAGTCACCGCGAGCCACGAGGCTCAGTTGGTGGAGGCGACGCGGAGCAATACCGGGCGTGAGGTTTGCCGTCCTGCCTGATTCTCGACCGCAAAGCACAGCCGCTCCTGTGGAGCAACCCAACGAGCGGCATGGAGAAAGATTTCCCGCTCGTGCTCACCCCTGGGCATCAGCACCCCGTTCAAGCCAATGTTGTCCACGATCACACCGTGTGGGAGGTTCCCCACATTGAAGGTGATCAAGTCGTCGTGGCCACTGCGGGAAACTCTCAGCATCGCGGGAATGATTTGTCCGGGGCGAATCACGAGCACCTCCGGTTCCAAGGATTCTTGAGCGGAAGCCGCGCTTTTTTCGACCGCCTCCAGACGCACAAAAAGTTTCGGAGCCTCTTTCACTTCCACGCGAATCAGAGACGGCACGTTCTTCTCGA
Coding sequences within it:
- a CDS encoding rhodanese-like domain-containing protein, which produces MGSSRIRPWGQEGLLFHHRSWTPFVGPDRGWPVVVIGRQSRSIPGVGETASVREHLEPSRLRWGTVVCSRRARTRLLRLEGHPLSRFVSWIPRGSRWAALASLGWFWLTPMSAEDLPAIQKAIRKRFPEVRQLSTRDLAAWLGDDARRPPLIVDVRAMVEFKVSHLQHAKHWESAEAIRDAAPSRETPIVVYCSVGYRSSAVAEKLMRWGFSQVWNLDGSLFAWANEGRPVYRGRERVTVVHPYDSHWGKMLNSERHPTAKPESSR